One window of Peteryoungia desertarenae genomic DNA carries:
- a CDS encoding LysR family transcriptional regulator: MTNLGDLEVFVRVIAAGSMSTAARDLGLSPAVVSKRIKRLEDKLGTRLLQRTTRQISLTEAGQGFHERVLSILAGLEEAEAYASGRSSEVNGILKISAPTSFGRLHVAPHLKSFMRAHPDLAIHLVLSDELTDIVGGGFDLAIRIAELTDSSLVAKRLAPVRRLLCASPGYLAEHGIPETIEDLKSHRCLPAHNNDSWRLEGPNGPVTLRPEGSLITNSSEVIREAVIGGLGIALRSTWDVGGELKTGQLVQVLPAYESSRNVALSAVYPSRQFLPAKVRLFIDYLAELYGPVPYWDL; the protein is encoded by the coding sequence ATGACCAATCTTGGTGATCTTGAAGTCTTCGTACGGGTCATTGCCGCCGGCAGCATGTCGACAGCAGCGCGCGATCTCGGCCTGTCTCCGGCGGTGGTATCCAAGCGGATAAAGCGGCTGGAGGACAAACTCGGCACCCGGCTTCTGCAGCGGACGACCCGGCAAATATCGTTGACGGAAGCCGGTCAGGGCTTTCACGAACGGGTTCTCTCGATTCTTGCAGGCCTTGAAGAGGCCGAAGCCTATGCCTCTGGCCGTTCATCGGAAGTGAACGGGATTTTGAAGATCTCGGCCCCCACCTCGTTCGGTCGCCTGCATGTGGCCCCTCACCTCAAGAGCTTCATGCGGGCACATCCGGATCTTGCGATCCATCTCGTTTTATCTGATGAACTGACCGATATCGTTGGCGGTGGCTTCGACCTCGCCATTCGTATCGCGGAACTGACCGATTCCTCTCTGGTCGCAAAACGGCTGGCGCCGGTGCGACGACTGCTCTGCGCGTCTCCCGGTTATCTCGCCGAACATGGCATACCGGAAACGATCGAGGATCTCAAAAGCCACCGATGCCTGCCGGCGCACAACAATGATTCCTGGCGGCTTGAGGGACCCAACGGGCCCGTGACCCTTCGCCCGGAAGGCAGCCTGATCACCAATTCGAGCGAAGTGATCCGCGAAGCGGTCATCGGCGGGCTCGGCATTGCGCTGCGTTCCACCTGGGATGTCGGCGGAGAACTCAAGACTGGGCAACTCGTCCAGGTGTTGCCGGCCTATGAAAGCTCACGCAATGTGGCGCTGTCCGCCGTCTATCCAAGCCGGCAGTTCCTGCCAGCCAAGGTGCGTCTGTTTATCGATTATCTGGCGGAGCTTTATGGGCCAGTGCCCTACTGGGATCTTTAG
- a CDS encoding FAD-binding oxidoreductase: MSEAIAFLEPRDAVLSRRREIIEDLSELVPAGRLVHEPTALVPFETDGFIAYRRRPLAVVLPETTEQVAAVMKYCHRYGIPVIPRGAGTSLSGGAIPQEDAVVLGLSAMTRILDIDYANRCAVVQAGVTNLAISEAVGADGYFYAPDPSSQLACTIGGNIAMNSGGAHCLKYGVTTNNLLGVKLVLVDGTIIDLGGKHLDATGYDLLGLVCGSEGQLGIVTEATVRLLAKPEGARPVLFGFDSAEAAGSCVADVIGAGIVPVAIEFMDKPAIEICEAFAKAGYPLDVEALLIVEVEGSEAEMEAMLASIVEIAKRHNVKTVRESQSPTEAALIWKGRKSAFGATGRIADYICMDGTVPLSQLAYVLKKTSEIIDRYGLRVANVFHAGDGNMHPLILYNINDPEDAAKAEAAGMEILKLCVDAGGCLTGEHGVGIEKRDLMRHQFSDVDLDQQMAVRSAFDADWILNPSKVFPLEGRS; the protein is encoded by the coding sequence ATGTCAGAAGCCATAGCCTTCTTGGAGCCGCGTGACGCGGTTCTGTCGCGCCGTCGAGAGATCATCGAGGATTTGTCTGAGCTTGTGCCTGCGGGGCGCCTCGTCCACGAGCCTACGGCCTTGGTTCCGTTCGAAACCGATGGCTTTATCGCCTATCGCCGCCGCCCCCTGGCCGTCGTCCTGCCCGAAACGACCGAGCAGGTTGCTGCCGTGATGAAATACTGTCATCGCTACGGCATTCCGGTCATTCCGCGCGGGGCGGGCACATCGTTATCGGGAGGCGCTATTCCGCAGGAAGATGCAGTCGTTCTCGGCCTGTCCGCCATGACCCGCATTCTCGACATTGACTATGCCAATCGCTGCGCCGTTGTGCAGGCAGGCGTGACCAATCTGGCGATTTCTGAAGCTGTTGGTGCCGACGGCTATTTTTATGCGCCCGATCCAAGCTCGCAGCTGGCCTGCACGATCGGCGGCAATATCGCCATGAATTCGGGCGGTGCCCACTGTCTGAAATATGGCGTCACGACCAACAACCTTCTGGGTGTGAAGCTCGTGCTCGTCGATGGCACGATCATCGATCTTGGTGGCAAGCATCTCGATGCAACAGGTTACGACCTTCTGGGTCTCGTCTGCGGCTCGGAGGGTCAGCTTGGCATTGTGACCGAGGCCACCGTCCGTCTTCTGGCCAAGCCGGAGGGGGCGCGGCCCGTCCTGTTCGGCTTCGACAGCGCCGAAGCCGCCGGTTCCTGCGTTGCCGATGTCATCGGCGCCGGCATTGTGCCCGTCGCCATTGAATTCATGGACAAGCCTGCGATCGAAATCTGCGAGGCCTTCGCCAAGGCCGGCTATCCGCTGGATGTCGAGGCTCTCCTGATCGTGGAAGTCGAGGGTTCAGAGGCTGAAATGGAAGCCATGCTCGCCTCCATCGTTGAGATTGCCAAGCGTCACAACGTCAAGACCGTACGCGAAAGCCAGTCTCCGACAGAGGCCGCGCTGATCTGGAAAGGACGCAAATCAGCCTTTGGCGCCACCGGTCGAATTGCCGACTATATCTGCATGGACGGAACGGTGCCGCTCAGTCAGCTTGCCTATGTCTTGAAAAAGACATCCGAAATCATCGACCGCTACGGCCTGCGCGTCGCCAATGTCTTCCACGCGGGTGACGGCAACATGCATCCGTTGATCCTCTACAACATCAACGATCCCGAGGATGCGGCCAAGGCCGAAGCGGCTGGCATGGAAATCCTCAAGCTCTGTGTCGATGCAGGCGGTTGCCTTACAGGTGAACATGGTGTCGGCATCGAAAAGCGTGACCTGATGCGCCATCAGTTCTCTGATGTCGATCTCGACCAGCAGATGGCTGTGCGCTCCGCCTTCGATGCGGACTGGATTCTCAACCCTTCGAAGGTCTTTCCGCTGGAGGGTCGGTCCTGA
- a CDS encoding FAD-binding protein yields the protein MLMPATENEAAGIIRAHAESGTALHLAGSGTRSGFGNAPLAETRLSSRCLSGIAAYNPAEMVMTARAGTPISEIEAALAENGQSMAFEPPDHRGVMGTSGEPTIGGACATNASGPRRFTAGALRDHLLGVRFVNGHGEVVKAGGKVMKNVTGLDLVKLMTGSLGTLGLLTEVTFKVLPAPKNAVTIVLSGLEDEIAMRAMAAAMALSVEVSGAAHLPESVRGRFIDGRLPQGAATVLRLEGLEASVTVRGEKLSKAMGAFAPVQVLDAAATSRLWRQIADVHPYADGTERPLWRVSMAPSEAWKLVAGLRLSAGVDAFYDWQGGLVWMRMEDDPAADTLRQGIRALGGGHATLLRAPEAVRATIPAMEPLSAAVTLLSERVRAKFDPRGIFNPGLMTQGART from the coding sequence ATGCTGATGCCGGCAACCGAAAATGAAGCGGCAGGGATTATCCGCGCCCATGCCGAAAGCGGCACCGCCCTGCATCTTGCAGGCAGTGGCACGCGAAGCGGCTTTGGTAACGCTCCGCTGGCCGAGACGCGCCTGTCATCCAGGTGCCTGAGCGGTATTGCAGCCTATAATCCGGCAGAAATGGTGATGACGGCGCGAGCCGGAACGCCAATCTCCGAGATTGAAGCGGCCTTGGCCGAAAACGGCCAGTCCATGGCATTCGAGCCGCCAGATCATCGCGGAGTGATGGGCACAAGCGGTGAGCCTACGATTGGTGGAGCTTGCGCGACCAATGCCTCAGGTCCGAGGCGCTTTACCGCTGGTGCATTGCGCGACCACCTTCTCGGCGTTCGCTTCGTCAACGGCCATGGCGAGGTGGTCAAGGCGGGCGGCAAGGTGATGAAGAACGTCACCGGCCTCGATCTCGTCAAGCTGATGACCGGGTCGCTCGGGACGCTCGGCCTGCTGACTGAGGTGACCTTCAAGGTGCTGCCTGCGCCGAAAAATGCCGTCACCATCGTTTTGTCCGGGCTGGAAGATGAGATCGCCATGCGCGCCATGGCGGCGGCCATGGCTCTTTCGGTCGAGGTGTCCGGCGCTGCCCATCTTCCAGAAAGTGTCAGAGGGCGCTTCATCGACGGCAGGCTCCCCCAAGGGGCTGCAACGGTTCTGCGACTGGAAGGTCTGGAAGCTTCGGTCACAGTCCGCGGAGAGAAACTTTCAAAGGCCATGGGTGCCTTTGCTCCGGTTCAGGTGCTGGATGCAGCAGCGACAAGCCGGCTCTGGCGTCAGATTGCGGATGTCCACCCTTATGCGGATGGAACCGAACGCCCCCTATGGCGCGTCTCGATGGCGCCATCTGAGGCCTGGAAATTGGTCGCCGGTCTGCGTCTGAGTGCCGGTGTGGACGCTTTCTATGACTGGCAGGGCGGTCTGGTCTGGATGCGGATGGAGGATGATCCCGCGGCAGACACATTACGTCAGGGCATTCGGGCCCTTGGTGGTGGCCATGCCACTCTGTTGAGAGCACCAGAGGCGGTGCGGGCGACAATTCCGGCGATGGAGCCGCTGTCTGCGGCCGTAACCTTGCTTTCCGAGCGTGTGCGGGCAAAGTTTGACCCGCGGGGGATTTTCAATCCCGGCTTGATGACGCAAGGAGCCCGAACATGA
- a CDS encoding DUF4870 family protein, with protein sequence MTDPNAHNPNPVPNEGWFSPGRQNAQLVYGLYLLSFVVGITSIIGVIMAYLNRGKGPAWVDSHYTYAIRTFWIGILYAVISGILMVVLIGGLLLIATIVWIVVRCLIGLQKAGANQPIERPESWWI encoded by the coding sequence ATGACCGACCCGAACGCCCACAATCCCAATCCCGTGCCCAATGAAGGCTGGTTTTCGCCAGGCCGGCAGAATGCACAGCTGGTGTATGGCCTTTATCTCCTGAGCTTCGTGGTGGGCATCACCAGCATTATCGGTGTGATCATGGCCTATCTGAACCGTGGCAAGGGGCCAGCCTGGGTCGATAGTCACTACACATACGCCATCAGGACTTTCTGGATCGGCATCCTCTATGCCGTGATTTCAGGGATCTTGATGGTCGTGCTGATCGGTGGGCTGCTGTTGATTGCCACCATTGTCTGGATCGTCGTGCGTTGCCTGATCGGCCTTCAAAAGGCCGGAGCCAATCAGCCAATCGAGCGACCTGAGAGCTGGTGGATCTGA
- the glcF gene encoding glycolate oxidase subunit GlcF — protein MQTNFTAEQLADPRVAEAEQILRKCVHCGFCTATCPTYVTLGNELDSPRGRIYLIKDMLENGRPADEQIVTHIDRCLSCLACTTTCPSGVDYMHLVDHARTHIEKTYRRPLMNRLTRNLLALVLPYPARFRAALTLAKLGRPFAGLLERVAPLKPMAAMLRLAPISIPAASPFTRPATHSPAKERRGRVAILTGCAQPVLDPGINEATIRLLNRFGIEVVLPQGEGCCGALVHHMGREEQALDSARRNVDVWTREIEQGGLDAIVITTSGCGTTIKDYGHMLRLDPDYAAKAARVSALAKDVTEYLSTLDLPAGPPQGLTVTYHSACSLQHGQKVTMAPKQLLKKAGFAVKDPAEGHLCCGSAGTYNIMQPEISAKLKARKIKNLEATRPDLIAAGNIGCLTQIASGTGIPVVHTIELLDWAWGGPKPEKIRKS, from the coding sequence GTGCAAACGAATTTCACTGCCGAACAGCTCGCCGATCCCCGTGTCGCCGAAGCCGAGCAGATCCTGCGCAAATGTGTGCATTGCGGCTTCTGTACCGCAACCTGTCCCACCTATGTCACGCTCGGCAATGAGCTGGATAGTCCCCGTGGCCGTATCTATCTGATCAAGGACATGCTGGAGAACGGCCGACCGGCGGACGAGCAGATTGTTACCCATATCGACCGCTGTCTGTCCTGTCTGGCCTGCACCACGACCTGTCCGTCCGGGGTCGACTACATGCATCTGGTCGATCACGCCCGAACCCATATCGAAAAGACCTATCGCCGACCGCTGATGAACCGGTTGACGCGCAATCTTCTTGCGCTGGTGCTGCCTTATCCCGCTCGCTTTCGCGCGGCTTTGACCCTCGCCAAGCTTGGACGGCCCTTCGCCGGTCTTCTGGAGCGCGTCGCGCCGCTCAAGCCGATGGCGGCCATGCTGCGACTTGCGCCGATCTCTATTCCTGCGGCCTCACCCTTCACGAGACCGGCCACACATAGTCCTGCAAAAGAAAGGCGTGGCCGTGTCGCCATCCTCACCGGCTGTGCCCAGCCAGTGCTTGACCCCGGCATCAACGAGGCGACGATCCGGCTTCTGAACCGCTTCGGCATAGAGGTCGTGCTGCCGCAAGGCGAAGGTTGCTGCGGCGCTCTGGTGCATCACATGGGTCGCGAGGAGCAGGCGCTCGACAGTGCCCGGCGCAATGTCGATGTCTGGACCCGCGAGATTGAACAGGGTGGGCTGGATGCGATCGTGATCACCACGTCCGGCTGCGGCACGACGATCAAGGATTACGGGCATATGCTGCGGCTCGATCCCGACTACGCAGCCAAGGCCGCCCGTGTTTCGGCCCTGGCCAAGGATGTCACCGAATATCTTTCAACACTTGACCTGCCGGCAGGACCACCCCAGGGGCTGACGGTCACCTATCATTCAGCCTGCTCCTTGCAGCATGGCCAGAAAGTCACCATGGCCCCCAAGCAATTGTTGAAGAAGGCCGGTTTTGCCGTCAAGGATCCTGCGGAGGGACATCTCTGTTGCGGCTCAGCAGGAACATACAACATCATGCAGCCTGAGATTTCAGCCAAGCTCAAGGCTCGCAAGATCAAGAACCTCGAAGCGACCCGCCCGGACCTGATCGCCGCCGGCAATATCGGCTGCCTGACACAGATTGCCTCTGGTACCGGGATACCCGTGGTCCATACCATAGAATTGCTGGACTGGGCCTGGGGCGGCCCCAAGCCGGAAAAAATCAGAAAATCCTAA
- a CDS encoding L,D-transpeptidase → MKRSFRLRAAVAILATSFALPLPAQAISINRIETSSDVTLVSQNKKQVAEKYKRRMVRFVTDEKPGTIIIDTHNKFLYLVEGNNRAIRYGVGVGREGFGWSGVVKIGRKAEWPDWRPPAEMRRREAAKGHILPIVQKGGPDNPLGARAMYLYKGGRDTIFRIHGTNQPWTIGLNMSSGCIRMMNKDVEHLYERADIGAKVIVVGPGNRHGKVSFEDQGTDILRTVFGG, encoded by the coding sequence ATGAAACGCAGCTTTCGACTTCGAGCAGCTGTCGCAATACTTGCGACCAGCTTCGCCTTACCACTTCCAGCACAGGCAATTTCTATCAATCGGATCGAGACATCATCCGACGTGACACTCGTGTCGCAAAACAAGAAGCAGGTCGCCGAGAAATACAAGCGACGGATGGTGCGTTTCGTGACCGACGAGAAACCGGGCACGATCATCATCGATACCCATAACAAGTTCCTCTATCTGGTCGAGGGTAACAACCGCGCAATCCGTTATGGCGTGGGCGTCGGACGTGAAGGCTTCGGCTGGTCGGGCGTCGTAAAGATCGGGCGCAAGGCGGAATGGCCGGATTGGCGTCCGCCAGCAGAGATGCGCCGTCGCGAAGCCGCCAAGGGCCACATTCTGCCGATCGTCCAGAAAGGCGGCCCCGATAACCCACTCGGCGCGCGCGCGATGTATCTATACAAGGGTGGCCGTGACACGATCTTCCGCATTCATGGGACCAACCAGCCCTGGACGATCGGCCTCAATATGTCATCCGGCTGTATCCGAATGATGAACAAGGATGTGGAACATCTTTATGAGCGCGCCGATATCGGTGCAAAGGTCATCGTCGTCGGCCCGGGCAATCGCCACGGCAAGGTCAGTTTCGAGGATCAGGGAACTGATATCCTGCGCACCGTTTTCGGCGGCTGA
- a CDS encoding L,D-transpeptidase — MFKRFLILAITASFPLASPGLASERYQSRPPVMISPDLSAPWVMQLGGTPQRARVHATQPARQGLFDRRIQQRQVQQRQAPRSTVTQQRQVVRQPGLFQPAAARPARPTKPQIDPIFLPQVVAYETTQKPGTIVIDTNSRFLYLVMGNGQARRYGVGVGKPGFEWAGTHKVTAKREWPDWRPPASMIKREAAKGHFLPVHMAGGPENPLGARALYLGSTLYRIHGTNAPWSIGSAVSSGCIRMRNEDVIDLYDRVKVGTKVIVM; from the coding sequence ATGTTCAAACGATTTCTGATCCTGGCCATCACTGCCAGCTTCCCCCTTGCCTCACCTGGCCTTGCCTCGGAACGCTATCAGTCCCGCCCGCCGGTGATGATAAGCCCCGACCTTTCCGCCCCCTGGGTCATGCAGCTCGGCGGGACGCCGCAGCGGGCGCGCGTTCATGCGACCCAGCCTGCGCGTCAGGGCTTGTTCGACCGGCGCATTCAGCAGCGGCAGGTCCAGCAGAGGCAGGCTCCGCGCTCGACCGTCACACAACAGCGGCAGGTTGTTCGCCAGCCGGGACTGTTCCAGCCAGCCGCAGCTCGACCGGCTCGACCGACAAAACCTCAGATCGATCCGATCTTCCTGCCTCAGGTGGTCGCTTACGAGACGACACAAAAACCCGGCACGATCGTCATCGATACGAACAGCCGCTTTCTCTATCTGGTGATGGGCAATGGCCAGGCTCGGCGCTATGGCGTTGGCGTTGGCAAACCCGGCTTTGAATGGGCTGGAACCCACAAGGTCACGGCCAAGCGGGAATGGCCCGACTGGAGACCACCGGCCTCCATGATCAAGCGCGAAGCAGCCAAGGGGCACTTCCTACCGGTTCACATGGCCGGAGGGCCTGAAAATCCACTTGGCGCTCGCGCACTTTATCTCGGGTCTACCCTCTACCGTATCCACGGAACCAATGCGCCCTGGAGCATCGGCAGCGCGGTCTCATCCGGTTGCATTCGCATGCGCAATGAAGATGTCATTGATCTTTACGACCGCGTCAAAGTCGGAACCAAGGTCATCGTGATGTAA
- a CDS encoding DNA-3-methyladenine glycosylase I: protein MVADGLIRGEDGLDRCFWHGGLKDYQHYHDEEWGRPVADDNRLFEKICLEGFQSGLSWLTILRKRENFRAAFAGFDFHAVARFDDADVARCLSDTGIIRHRGKIVSTINNARRAIELESEFGSLARYFWSFEPDQSERPPRMDYATLKANPTSPTSIRLSKDLKKRGWTFVGPTTVYAFMQAMGLVNDHIEGCCCRQPTEDARAEFVRP from the coding sequence ATTGTCGCGGATGGTCTTATCCGGGGAGAGGACGGCCTCGACCGCTGCTTCTGGCATGGTGGCCTCAAGGACTATCAACATTATCATGACGAAGAATGGGGCCGTCCCGTTGCCGATGATAATCGGTTGTTCGAGAAGATCTGCCTGGAAGGGTTTCAGTCCGGTCTCTCCTGGCTGACGATTTTACGCAAGCGGGAGAATTTCCGCGCTGCCTTTGCCGGCTTCGACTTCCACGCGGTGGCGAGATTTGATGACGCAGATGTCGCCCGCTGCTTGTCCGATACCGGCATCATCCGCCATCGCGGCAAGATCGTTTCGACCATCAACAATGCGCGGCGCGCTATTGAGCTGGAGAGTGAGTTCGGTTCACTCGCCCGCTATTTCTGGAGCTTTGAGCCTGATCAGTCAGAGCGTCCGCCGCGTATGGATTATGCAACGCTCAAGGCCAATCCGACCTCGCCCACTTCCATCCGCCTGTCGAAGGATCTGAAAAAGCGCGGTTGGACCTTTGTCGGCCCCACCACCGTCTATGCCTTCATGCAGGCCATGGGTCTCGTCAATGATCATATCGAGGGTTGTTGCTGCCGCCAGCCGACCGAAGACGCGCGTGCCGAGTTCGTTCGGCCCTGA
- a CDS encoding HAD family hydrolase produces MSNRAVTVIGFDADDTLWQNEQYYKLTEAHFQGLLAEFAEGNHVSERLLEAEKRNLAHYGYGIKGFTLSMIETALEITEGRVPATVIGEILAIGRDLLSHPVECMPHARDALEALAGRYFLVMITKGDLFDQERKLAQSGLGDYFDAVEIVSDKTATTYRRIFGKHGEGPERAMMIGNSLKSDIVPAIAAGSWGVFVPHALTWVLEHVDKPVEAPRFREIPDLGHVPKLVENLQ; encoded by the coding sequence ATGTCCAATCGCGCAGTGACCGTGATCGGTTTCGACGCCGACGACACCCTCTGGCAGAATGAGCAATATTACAAACTGACAGAAGCCCATTTTCAGGGATTGCTCGCGGAGTTTGCCGAGGGCAACCATGTGTCAGAGCGCTTGCTGGAAGCGGAAAAGCGCAATCTTGCCCATTACGGATATGGCATCAAGGGCTTCACCCTATCGATGATCGAGACGGCACTGGAGATCACCGAGGGGCGTGTCCCAGCCACAGTTATCGGCGAAATCCTGGCGATCGGTCGGGATCTGCTCAGCCATCCGGTGGAATGCATGCCTCATGCGCGCGACGCACTGGAGGCGCTTGCCGGTCGGTATTTCCTTGTGATGATCACCAAGGGCGACCTGTTTGACCAGGAACGCAAGCTCGCTCAATCCGGGCTTGGCGACTATTTCGATGCGGTGGAGATCGTCTCTGACAAGACAGCCACGACCTATCGACGGATCTTCGGCAAACATGGCGAGGGACCGGAACGGGCGATGATGATCGGCAACTCGCTGAAGTCGGATATCGTGCCGGCAATCGCCGCCGGGTCCTGGGGCGTGTTCGTGCCGCACGCGCTAACCTGGGTGCTGGAGCATGTGGACAAGCCCGTTGAAGCGCCACGCTTCCGGGAAATCCCTGACCTCGGCCATGTGCCCAAGCTGGTCGAAAACCTGCAATAG
- the copM gene encoding CopM family metallochaperone: protein MTVVAASLALALSTNLAFAQDHGAHQGHMMSNSEDSPSSKAFAEANAKMHTDMAVPLTGNADVDFVQGMIPHHQGAIDMARIVLQYGKDPEIRKLAEEVIAAQEGEIAMMREWLAKNGQ, encoded by the coding sequence ATGACTGTTGTTGCAGCGTCGTTGGCGCTTGCTCTTTCCACCAACCTGGCTTTCGCACAGGATCACGGCGCCCATCAGGGGCACATGATGTCTAACAGCGAAGACAGCCCATCCTCCAAGGCCTTTGCCGAGGCAAACGCCAAGATGCATACCGACATGGCCGTGCCGCTGACCGGCAATGCCGATGTCGATTTCGTTCAAGGCATGATCCCGCATCACCAGGGCGCCATAGATATGGCGCGGATCGTCCTTCAATACGGGAAGGATCCGGAAATCCGTAAGCTGGCGGAAGAGGTGATTGCCGCCCAGGAAGGCGAGATCGCGATGATGCGGGAGTGGCTGGCCAAAAACGGCCAGTGA
- a CDS encoding type II toxin-antitoxin system RelE family toxin yields MAWTIEYRQPVQKTIKKLDPVTQRRIKQFLEERLAIHGNPRSLGDPLHGSELGAYWRYTVGDYRIICDIQDGKLIVLVVEIGHRSSVYR; encoded by the coding sequence GTGGCCTGGACGATTGAGTATCGTCAACCCGTTCAGAAAACGATCAAGAAACTCGACCCCGTCACTCAGCGCCGCATCAAGCAGTTTCTTGAGGAACGCCTTGCTATCCACGGCAACCCCCGAAGCCTCGGCGATCCGCTTCACGGCAGCGAGCTTGGTGCCTATTGGCGCTACACAGTTGGCGATTACCGCATCATCTGCGATATCCAGGACGGCAAACTCATCGTGCTCGTGGTCGAGATCGGCCATCGCAGCTCCGTCTATCGGTAG
- the relB gene encoding type II toxin-antitoxin system RelB family antitoxin → MPDAGKRVCEVVYSRAKLEVGSMNKRVTLEMPEEMHKLIVEYASEAGAEPDDYLRQMIQRELENLQDLAAADEAMKRIKSGEDKVISSEEFWRGLDD, encoded by the coding sequence ATGCCCGATGCTGGAAAACGGGTGTGCGAGGTGGTATATTCCCGCGCGAAACTAGAGGTTGGATCGATGAACAAGCGCGTCACGCTCGAGATGCCGGAAGAAATGCACAAGTTGATCGTTGAATACGCCTCGGAAGCCGGCGCGGAGCCAGATGATTATCTGCGTCAGATGATCCAGCGCGAGCTTGAAAACCTTCAAGATTTGGCTGCCGCAGATGAAGCAATGAAGCGTATCAAGAGTGGCGAGGACAAGGTCATCAGCTCCGAGGAGTTCTGGCGTGGCCTGGACGATTGA
- the hisS gene encoding histidine--tRNA ligase — protein MSEKNKKPQKLKARLPRGFVDREAADIRAANQMMETIREVYERYGFDPIETPLFEYTDALGKFLPDSDRPNEGVFSLQDDDEQWMSLRYDLTAPMARHVAENFQEIQLPYRTYRAGYVFRNEKPGPGRFRQFMQFDADTVGAPGVQADAEMCMMMADTLEALGIKRGDYVIRVNNRKVLDAILSAAKVSSEDGGKQKLSVLRALDKYDKFGVEGVIQLLSVKGRTDESGDHTKGAGLSDEQITFIINATGWNEPTSGPKSGVSDGLTLGNLRDGLAAEGGSTEGVDELELMRSLVRSAGYEEDRIKFDPSVVRGLEYYTGPVYEAELTFDVTNEKGEKVVFGSVGGGGRYDGLVSRFMGQPVPATGFSIGVSRLMTALKNLGKLGQDEVVGPVIVTVMDGQDIDAMGRYQHFTQDLRNAGIRAEMYQGNWKKFGNQLKYADRRGAPIAIIQGGDERAQGVVQIKDLIEGKRLSGEITDNAEWREARVAQEVVAEADLVAKVKEILEHQAEDRRRAKGV, from the coding sequence ATGAGCGAGAAGAACAAGAAGCCCCAGAAGCTGAAGGCCCGCCTGCCGCGCGGCTTCGTCGATCGCGAGGCTGCCGACATTCGCGCCGCCAACCAGATGATGGAGACCATCCGCGAGGTCTATGAGCGCTACGGCTTCGACCCGATCGAGACCCCGCTCTTCGAATATACCGACGCACTCGGCAAATTCCTGCCCGACTCGGACCGCCCGAACGAAGGCGTCTTCTCGCTGCAGGACGATGACGAGCAGTGGATGTCGCTGCGCTATGACCTGACCGCCCCGATGGCCCGTCATGTCGCGGAGAACTTTCAGGAAATCCAGCTGCCCTACCGCACCTATCGCGCTGGCTACGTCTTCCGCAACGAAAAGCCGGGTCCTGGCCGTTTCCGCCAGTTCATGCAGTTCGATGCCGACACCGTCGGCGCGCCGGGGGTCCAGGCCGATGCCGAAATGTGCATGATGATGGCCGACACGCTGGAAGCGCTTGGTATCAAGCGCGGCGACTATGTGATCCGGGTGAATAACCGCAAGGTTTTGGATGCAATCTTGAGTGCTGCAAAAGTCAGCTCCGAAGACGGTGGCAAGCAGAAGCTCTCGGTGCTGAGAGCGTTGGACAAGTATGACAAATTTGGTGTCGAGGGCGTCATCCAACTTCTTAGCGTCAAAGGCAGAACAGACGAAAGCGGTGACCACACAAAGGGTGCGGGTTTAAGTGATGAGCAGATCACGTTTATTATAAACGCGACGGGTTGGAATGAACCCACGAGTGGGCCAAAGAGCGGGGTTTCTGATGGCTTGACGCTTGGCAATCTAAGAGATGGGCTCGCAGCTGAGGGTGGCTCCACAGAAGGCGTAGATGAACTCGAATTGATGCGCAGTCTCGTGCGTTCAGCCGGCTATGAGGAAGACAGGATTAAGTTCGACCCCTCCGTCGTCCGCGGCCTCGAATACTATACCGGCCCCGTCTACGAAGCCGAACTCACATTCGATGTGACCAACGAAAAGGGCGAAAAGGTCGTCTTCGGCTCGGTCGGCGGCGGTGGTCGCTACGATGGCCTCGTCTCGCGCTTCATGGGTCAGCCGGTCCCGGCCACAGGCTTCTCCATCGGCGTCTCGCGCCTGATGACGGCCTTGAAGAATCTTGGCAAGCTTGGCCAGGACGAGGTGGTGGGTCCCGTCATTGTTACCGTTATGGATGGGCAAGATATTGATGCCATGGGCCGCTACCAGCACTTCACGCAGGACCTGCGGAACGCCGGCATTCGCGCCGAAATGTACCAGGGCAACTGGAAGAAGTTCGGCAACCAGCTGAAATATGCCGACCGCCGTGGCGCCCCCATCGCCATCATCCAGGGTGGTGACGAGCGCGCGCAAGGCGTCGTGCAGATCAAGGACCTGATCGAGGGCAAGCGCCTCTCCGGCGAGATCACCGACAATGCCGAATGGCGCGAGGCCCGCGTTGCCCAGGAAGTCGTGGCCGAGGCGGATCTGGTCGCCAAGGTCAAGGAGATCCTTGAGCATCAGGCGGAAGATCGTCGTCGGGCGAAAGGTGTCTGA